The Argentina anserina chromosome 5, drPotAnse1.1, whole genome shotgun sequence genome includes the window ATCGAATGACCAAGTAAAACAAGATCCTATATAGGACAGTCCAACCCAACATTATGTAAATCTTCACCCACTTTTTCGTCGAAGACAGCGTCTCGCCTCCACCGTAGTTTATATGAAGACTGTCCAGAATTTGAAAACCAGTAATGTTTGTACCATCCTTATTTTGACCGAAAGTTTGATGAGTCTGGTATTGATTGATTATCAGACCTTCATATGGGTATGTCATGGTGGAGACGTAGTTCATCCACTTCCAATATTTAGGAATATCACTACTGTTCAAAAAGTATCCacagaacaagaagaagagagcagTGAAAGCAATGACCGCCGCGTAACCCAAGATGTAGTTGGGCACAACTGAGCTTACAAAGACAACAAACGAGTttgtggagaggagagagacgTAGAGAACGACCAGGAAATAGATGAAGGGTCCTCGGAGCTTTAGGGCAAACCAGACAATACCTGCGTAAACTGCAGCTTGGAGAACAAGAAAGGGCAGGTAAGTGATTAGGCCAGCTATGGTGTAAGACGAGGCTCGGTAGGCATTGTGAGCAGTCTCACGAACATAGATGAAGCGCTCTTGGATAAAGGCGGGGACTGCATCgttggaggagaagaagaagaggcagacggtgaagatgaagaaactGAGGCGGTTGGTGATGCCTTGATTGTTATCCGGCGGGTTCTTGAACATGGTGGCCATTAGGAAGCCCATAAATGTAAGTACTACGAGCCTTGATAGGAAGAGCTCCGGTGTTCTGAAGATGTTCTTGAAGTTGCGACGCATAAGAATCCATGTCTCGGGCAAGAAGGAGTTGGCAAATTTGGGTCCAAGGTTGTGGTGGGAAGAGGCAGTCGGATCAAATTCAGGTGTCAGATAATCGTTTTCATTTACTGTGTAATCACTGCTGTGTGGTGTTGGTGTGCTGTGTATGATCTCACTTGAATAATTGTAGCCAGGGGAGGCACTGCAAACACCACAAGATTCATCAATACACATACATTAGTTCATTACGTCAAATTACGAACAAATCATGCATGTTAATCACACAGCGTTGAACATGCATGAGAAAGTACGTACGTACTAGTCTTAATTTTGTAAGAAGATTTACCTCATGCTCATGGGGCTTTGCATTGTGAGATCTTTGGTTTTCCTTGAAGGAGTAAATCTGCTCTGAAGTCTTTCCACGACTCCACTATTTGTAGCGGCCCATGACCTCGAAGTGTTATAAGGGCTCCTCACACTATGATCAAAATCATTGATCACATGTGTGCTGGTCTGCAAGGTAAGCCGCTTTCCATTCTTCTCCAGGCCTAAATCTTTCCCACGGCCACTAGGGCGCGGCGGAGTTGGGGTGGGGAGAATGGTTGAAAGCGACACATCTCCCTCGGCCAACTTAGGTGGTTTCACACCTGTACGTGCAAACTCAGCGAGTgcctcaactccaaattcgGATTGATCATATTCTTGAATAACATCAATAAGGTACTCAATTGGACTCTCTTCTTTTTGGACTTTACGTCCCATTCGGCCGAGATGAAGAGTCACGTCTTTCGGTGACCCTTGATACATGAGCTGGCCGCGAGCTAGGATGATCATATGGTCGAGAAGCAATTGAATTCTCGATGAGGGCTGGTGAATGGTGAGAATCACAGTACTTCCCGAGCGTGCAATGTGGTGCACTTTTTCGATGACACTGTGGGCACTTGTGGAGTCAAGACCTGATGTTGGCTCATCCAGGAAGAGGAGGGCAGGTCCATGAATGATGTCAACACCAATAGAGACTCGGCGGCGCTCTCCTCCGGACACTCCTCGAGAaccttcatcacctatgtaaGTATTCCGAGCCGACtgcaaaatatataaaatgaaatttacgtaattatatatatatatatatatatatatatgcttccaAACTTTGCTACTTTAAATTAGGGCGTccttatatttttgtataatCCCTTTGTATATTCTAACAACGTACATGCAAGTGGTGAGGATTCTCAAATGGAAATAAGAAACGAGATCACATTCAATCTAAACGGTATCGATCATTCCATTCTATGTACGTGCCtacatgtttttgttttcatttgtcTGCGTATATGTGTATTATCAACagcttatatatatgatacaGTTACCATTTTGATCATCACTATACATATAACAAACAATTCATCAAATAATCAGGCCGTCAATCGAAGCTTGTAATCACTCATATAGTCATATTATTGTGTTTATATAAGCGCGCATATGATCATATTATCTTACTGAATTCATATGTAACTAGCTAAAATTTGGTCGAATAATATGTGGATATCTTACAATAAAGCCTATTCCGGCTAATAGATCACTTACCGTTAACCCGAGCTGTTGAATGAGCTTTTCAACACGTTGTATCTTCTCCGCAGTTGTGACCGGCCCCAACCTAAAATCAGCAGCAAACATCAAAGTCTCGTATACCGTAAGGGTTGGGAAAAGCCTATCATCCTGCATAATATAAGCTGAAGTCCTCTTAATTATGCTAGGGCTCATTTCCTTGCCATCCAATGACACTCTCCCTTTCAGACTTCCACTCGCTATTCTCCCGGCAACTCCATCCAAGAAAGTCGACTTTCCGGCACCACTGGGACCCATCACAGCCGTGATGCAACCCTTGGGTGCAAACCCTGTAATTCTGTGCAGCAAGTCCACTTCTTGCTTCAGCCATTTCCCCTCAATCTTGGTCTTCTTTGTCACAGTGTATGTGAGACTCGAAAACTCTAGCCCGCCAGTGAAGTTTGCCGGCTTAGGGCGCCCTATTTCGATGACAGTCTCGCGCCGAGGATGGTCATTGGGACGATGAGCCATATGTAGTTCGACGTCCAGGAGACTATGTCACTATGATCAATCTGATGGAAGTGTCTCTCACGTACTTATTTTGGTGTTTGGGTTGTCCCAATTATTTTGGGGTGAATTAAGAGGTGAGAGGGGAATTAAAAAGGAGTTCACCAGCTGTATCTGGAATACTGAGGAGGCAGTTCCAAAGTTACAAGAAGAGTGTCCTCTTTGAAGAATCCAATTTGAGTCGTTCCATACTTGCAACGAAAAGATCGATGAAAATGCTTTCTTGTTTTCCATCGTCTAGTTTTGACGTTAGTGCCTGCAATTTAGTGCTGGAATTGCCTGGCTATCGATCTCAACCTCATTCCTACGGATATATAGTCGTTGTTTGCTGAGTACGCAAAAGTAATATATCGTTGCATTATCAAACACTACAGGAAACTCTTTTGTGTACATATGCTTAGCTAGCTAGCCTGTTCCAGTATAGTTATGTTAATTAAGATACAGACATTCATGTTTTGTCAAGGGTAATTCTGAGGTGATCGATGAACACATCACTTGTTGGACGTTGTTCGCCAGAATATATAGAGGATGCATGTTGTCCTTTTCATGATGGATATATATTTACGTAGAATCCTTTCAATTTAACTACTTAATGAACACGTTAATTTAGGTGCCGGCCTTGTGCTCTTGACCTTTCGTTAAATAAGTATTTGAGAGTAGGTGATGCATTTTATTTGTCAGTTTCAGTTATTATCCGTGGACATATGCTAAATAGGTGCTTCAGGTTGGAACTATCTAGGTAGGTTCTTAAATATAAAGTACGATTGACATATCTAGGGTTTACTTAGTCTCAGAGATTAATGCAAACCAGTGAAACCACTTAGACtgggtaaaaaaaatcaacatctcaaatttggaaattgaatttaattcTGCTAGCCACCTTGATTAATgtccgtggaccaactgtaccgatattgtcccaacttagacACATCActggtgttgggttttaatcacaaaaggtctcggtacaattagttattatccacccacttataagttttattttttttgtcacttcttagatgtaggatctctcatcttcaacacgccccctcacgtgcaactgAATTTTTaagtctgcacgtgacagattaacatcccacatactgggacgaaataaaccaaggtgAGCTTTCTCTTCACCCTCCGATCCTGGATTTTCATTACTGGTTGCCAGCATATTCTCTCGTACGTACATGGATAACCCAAATTAGACTGCCGACTCTCTTGCTAGAAGAAGCATTGATCGATCATGCACTTGGTTTGGTGACCTTTGAGGAACCTCCTCCTTATGCTATTTCTGCTTTCATGGAAGATCTTGACAGTGTTGCTAGACCTAGCTAGGACTATATATTTCTTAGTTCTTTTTTGGGCCTCCTCAAACAATTATATGTCACGTATCAGTTGTCGCGTTAAGGTTGTGACAATATGGACTTCATCACTAATTTTCTTGCTAATTAAAAACTAATCGGGCGACGATTTTCATAAATTGTCGTGCTACTGTTCTGTGATAAACGCGGACTTAATTGCTTATTATATTTACATCGAGATGTATTTTTCTTTCCTAATtgatattttcacaaattgCTCATCATACTTAGTCACTCGACAAAAGATTCAAATCAACTAGTACTCTAGGATCACTCTTCAAGGAGATCAGGAGATGTCTCATTAGAGTTGTTATTCGAGAATATTTTTCCCCACTTGAAACTCCTTCGAGGAAATTCCTCAATAAGATTGAGGAGATTTCTGTTAGATGAGATTTCATCACTGAAATCCTCGCGATTAATAAATTTACAAAgagatcagaagaagatgaagagcaaGAACCTTGAACATGCTCTTCAACAGCCCTAGTTAATGCACTGCCTTCAAGCCTTTATATGCACTTACTTGAAGAagcaggaggaggaagaggaggagataGAAATATAGATACCTTGAACAATCATTTGTGCACTCCCTTCATGCTTTTATTTCTTGATTGACAAATATGCAATTAGCTTGGTTGGTCGATCCTTTTATTTTCGTTAGACAAGTTAGCAGTGCACTCTGTTCTCATATTGACCATAATAATTTTCCCTTATCATAATCATTTTAGTCTTCAGCGtatctatatatttatatcaagGTTCAGATGAAtcttaatcatatatgttagattttgtttttcctcTCGAGAACACTTCGagttgagatttttttttttgagaagaaTGAGTTGAGTTTCTTATGCCTTGATCGTGCAAGAATGTTTGCTTTTTGGATAGAGGAATTAAGTAAGTCTCGTTTGTCTCCTTCCAACAGAGCATTAGtaaaattaattaagcaaATAGCAGTTTGTCAAACATGCCCAATCCCAGCTAACGTGGGGAGCTCTACTTCAATTCTCAAAGGAAAGAAGGTATTGGGTGTTGAATATATATCAGAACGTGAGGACTACACCTATATGTTATGGGAAAATCTTATTGTTCCTTAAATTATTTTTGTCTGGTGAGCTTGAACAAGAAAGAGAAGCTCTTGCCCTCTTATTACGTTTTATATAGCTAGGAATGTATTGCAAGACTTGAGAAACTATATATACCATATTCATGTATAGACTATACAGTAGTGAAGACACATTGTTCTGCATTCTCTAAGCCACCTAGCTACTTCCGACGTACCTTAGTGATGATGTTCATGAGGAGCTGCACTCTAGTCTCCCTAGCTTTGCTAGTGCTACTTGGTGTGGAAGCAACCGCAGCTTCAGAGTTCAACTATGGCGAGGCTCTGGACAAGAGTTTGCTCTTTTTCGAGGCCCAAAGATCCGGTAAGCTGCCACCAAACCAGCGTGTCAAGTGGCGAGGTGACTCGGGACTCAAGGATGGCCTAGCTCAAGGGGTACTGATCAACTCAATCCTAATAGCTAGCTAACTTTCTGTTGATTAAGATTTCTTATTCATCTTAGTTTAGGATTATGTTGACTAGTTACTAAATGTTTTGTAATCAGGTAAACCTGGTTGGAGGGTACTATGATGCCGGGGATcatgtgaaatttggactaccAATGGCATTCACCGTGACAATGCTTTCATGGGGAGCTATTGAGTTCAGGAAGGAGATCACAGATTTAAATCAATTAGGTCAGACTTTATGGGCCATTAGATGGGGCACTGACTATTTCATGAAAGCACATCCACAGCCTAATGTTCTCTGGGGACAGGTATACTTCAACATCTATCCCCATATATTATTCACAGTTAGATGAAGTTTGGTGACCTATCCAGCAAGTTATATGTTGATATGTACAAGTATACGTGAAATCATCGTTGTGTACGTTGTTGACACAATGCATGAATGCGTGATAGTTTGACATAGTttcatttcattctttaacaCTCAATCATGCATTCTCTGAGCTTTAGAGGTCTGTTGTTTATTATCTAAATACTCATACAAAATGATAATTATTTGCTTGGACTTTCGATCAGGTGGGAGATGGGAACTCCGATCACTATTGTTGGGAGCGCGCTGAGGATATGACAACTccaagaaaggcttacaaaattgATGAAAATCATCCTGGTTCAGACATTGCTGGTGAAACTGCAGCTGCCTTGGCCTCAGCTGCTATAGCTTTCAAGCCATACAACTCTTCCTACTCCAGTCTCCTCTTAGTTCATGCAAAACAGGTTtctttctctccttcttcaatcgcctaaaaattcaaacaattatACGTACACAATAAGTTTAACATATGTTTTGGAATCTGTTGCAGCTTTTCACATTTGCAGATAGATTCCGAGGATTATATGATGAAAGCATCGAGGATGCTAAGGAATTCTACACTTCTTCCGGTTACTCTGTAagttctttctcttttcttcccATTTTTTTATACCTAAGAAGCTTAGCTTATGAGTTACTTAACGTACATGTATGGCTATGATTTTGGTACTGAAGGATGAACTACTGTGGGCTGCAGCATGGCTCTACGAAGCAACCAACGATGACTACTACCTCAAGTATGTGGCGGACAACGCCGTCTATATGGGTGGAACTGGATGGTCAGTCAAAGAGTTTTCCTGGGATAACAAATATGCTGGTGTCCAAACGCTTCTCACAAAGGTATCTATCTATATACAGATCAAAGAATGTAAATATAGAAAGTCTGATCCTCGAAACATAGATTTTGAGCTACTGTACATTATCAATGTAGGTTTTGTTAGAAGGGAGAGGTGGTGCATATACTTCCACACTGAAACAATACCAGGCCAAAGCAGATTACTTTGCCTGTGCTTGTCTGCAGAAGAATGATGGCTACAATGTCCGCAAAACTCCTGGTTCGTTTCCTCGGCCTGTACATATGTCATCAGTTTCTGCCACTTCTACTACTTTGATACTAAAATCTTGTCGAAAAAAACCAACCTGATTTCCAGggggattattgtacgtgcGTGAATGGAACAACTTGCAGTATGTTACTTCTGCATCATTTCTTCTAGCTGTTTACTCTGACTATCTCTCTAATGCAAAGACCAAGCTCAATTGTCCGGAAGGACAAATTCAACCTCAAGATGTCCTCAACTTTGCAAAGTCACAAGCTGACTACATTCTTGGTAAAAATCCCAAGTCCATTAGCTACATAGTTGGGTATGGCGCAAAGTATCCGGTTCATGTACACCACAGAGACGCTTCGATTCCTTCTATCACAGTTCTTAGTTCTGCAGTTGGATGTGTGCAAGGATTTGAGAAATGGTATCACCGCACTGAGGGAAATCCTAATGTCATCTATGGGGCACTTGTGGGAGGCCCTGACCAGAATGACAACTTCTCTGATGACCGCTCCAACTATGAAGGGACAGAGCCTACCATTTCCGGCACCGGTCCCCTTGTAGGCCTCTTCTCCAAGCTACAGAGTTTAAATGGTGGTATGATTCTCATCAGTCATGATTAGTGTAAAATTACCAATCCAAAGTTTACACTACACTTCTAATGTTGTGCTACTTAATTAACTCTTATGACATTACAGGTTACAACAGAGGATCACCAAAATCACACAAACCCACACTAAGCACCTATCCCACTGAAACAAAACTTATTCCAAAAACATCAGGTAATTGTTCATCCATTTCTTTTGCCATACCAATACTATATACAGTAGGCGATCAAGTACAAAAACCTGTTAGGCTCTGCTCAACCACAGGTTGTTGACTTGAAACTTCATCCTCTGCAGATACTCCTATCAAATTCCTTCACTCTATAACCAGCATATGGACTGATGCAAAAACAAGTTATTATCGACATAGGGTGGTACTAAAGAACACATCCCAGAAACCGATAACGAATGTGAAGCTGGTGCTTGAAAACCTCGAAGGGCCGGTATGGGGTCTCTCTCCAACTCCACAAAAGAATACGTATGAACTTCCTCAATGGCAGAAAGTTTTGCAGCCTGGTGCCGAGTGCACCTTCGTTTACGTCCAAGGTGGTCCTCAAGCAAAGATATCTATTCAAAGctacaattgatcaaagatGCAAACACATTTTTCCTATAGTCAAAATGTATTTTAATGCTGTAATTTGAAAGTTATCCAATAGATTTTTGGATATCTGACTTCTGTATATGAGATTTGAGCTTATGACAGAATCCCACTGCCACTTTAAACGGAGATGAAGACCTTCCTTTGCTGCATTGAGCAAAGAGTATCAACTGCACATTGTAATCACCCTCTTTATAAGATTGCATATGATTCTGGCCAAGTATTTGGCACAAAAAAAAGAGCAGAGAACCATCAGGGCGTTCAACTCGGACCTGCTGGGAGAGAACCATGGGATAAATAATCCAAGTAACCCCTCTATTTGTCATTCTCTGATATACCTGTTGTGTATCCATTAGTATCAATCATGCTACATGAACCAGGTGATAAACAGATCTCCAGTACCAAATAACATTGAACCGTGCATTAAATATTGCAAAACTTGGAAATCGGAAGTACAGCTATATGCAGAGTTAACTTCTCATCAAAATCATTTCCACATAATATTACTTGTACTACGGAAGAAATAGGACATGTCTTCACTCTTCACTGATCAAATTATTGTCCAATCCAATGGTTTGCTATCCGACGCATTCTCGCAACAGCTTTGCTTCCCAATATGGCTCAATCAATATAAATGGTATATTTGCCTATACCTTTTTCTAGACCTCATTTGCACCACATTTATCATAACAAGTCTCAATAGTATTTTAGTAACATCAAAAGATAGTGATATAAAACATACTTTAGCCCATCCTACAAGCCCTGTCCTCACATTTTGAGATCACAGTATGGCCTATTGTTGGTTTGAgttcctatatatatgtatttacatTCTCATTCTCCACATAACTAGTTGATATATAAAAGATTAGAAGGTACAAGGCGTCTAAATTTCTACATTGTTCAAGTATAGGAATAATACAATAACAAACATTTTTGATTACCTGAGCATGTCTCCACTATATAATCTCGGCCCGCTCAAAGCTGGTGATATGCTGAAAGTATTACCGTCGCCATAAGACGAAGGATGACCAAGAGGCATTGGCCTATCTGGAATCGGTGGCACCTCAATATCCCCTTCCAACATTTTTAGTGCATCCAAAATGGTAGGCCGTAAAGCAACCATTACATGAGCACACAAAATACCAACAAGCAAAAACCTTTCCATTATGCACTTTGGATTTGAATTGAGACTGTCCCCCTCTGTCAATAGTGATGTTTCTAAGGCCGCTTCAAGTTTTCCAGATTTCACTAATGACCAAGCCCAATCCGTGATCAAGAATGCCTGAGGGGATTCCAAGGAGGACAGATCCAGAGCTTTTCTCCCACACATGATCTCCAAAACAACAACTCCAAAGCTATAAACATCACTCTTCTCCGTCAGCTGTCCATAAAGAGCATATTCAGGGGCCAAGTACCCGTGAGTCCCTGCCACTCGAGTTGTTAGATGAGACTGGCCTTCCATACTCTGCTTAGCAAGCCCAAAATCCGCCACTCTAGCTTTCATATCTACATCTAGTAGTATGTTTGTTGCCTTAATATCACGGTGATATATTGCCGGCTTCACTCCATAATGCAAATAAGCTAGACCCTTGGCAACATCCAAGATTATGCCCTTCCTCTGAGGCCAAGTTAAGGGCCTCCTTGCAATTCCACTCTGACTAGTAGACAGAGAAAGAAACAGATGGTCATCTAGATTTCCATTCGGCATGTAATCATATACAAGGTACCTGTGACTTCCCCTCTCTTCATAATTGTCCTCCCCCTCAACCACACAACACCCTCTAAGTGGAACCAGATTCCGATGCTTCAAATTGCTAATAATCTCAACCTCATTGCAGAATTCAGCATCCCCTTGAAAATCAGACTCTATAACTTTCTTGACAGCAACCGTAGTTCCATCAGGTAGAACACCCTTGTAAACAACACCAAAACCACCTCGGCCGATAAAATTCTTCTGCGAAAAGTTATTAGTAGCCTTCTCAAGGTCCTGAATCTTAAACCAAATGGAACCCGTGTTGGGTCTAACTCTAATCCTAGACTCTCTCTCATCCAAATCAAAACCGGAATCCATTCTCGACCCAACAACCCTTTTGTTCCTCCACCTCCTGTCATACCAAAAATACAACCCCAACAAGCTAGACATAACAAAGACAGCAACTCCAGCACCGGTGAGGCCGAAAACAAGAGCAGTGTTGCTCTTTTTGCTCGAGACTAAATCCATCGACACACCAAGAATGCAAGACACAGCGCCATCGCTCTCGGGCCCAAGCTCATTGATAATACCAGCAGCATAAAGAATAGTAAAGTACCAACAATCTCTAGAGTGAGAAGAGTTACCATCGATAACGATCAGCTGCTTGTGAACCTTCAAGCCGGCGGCAACGCAAGCATCGCAGGAGGAGAGATCAGTGAGGTCCGAGCGGCAGGCAGAGTCGAGAGCCGTGGTGCCGTTGAGCTTGGAGACCCAGTCTAGGGTGGACACGATACGGGCGCAGATGTTGGGGGCGATGACAAACTGAGAAGGGTCAAAGCAGTAGGAGacgagagaaggagggagggagagggaggtgaGTTTGGACTGGAAATTGAGGAGGCAGGAGTTGGAGGTGGAGAGGTCGGGGAGTTGGAAGAGGGTGGTTTCTTTGAGGTGTTGGGCGAGGGCAACACCAAAGAGGGATAAGAGGGTTTGGCAGCAGGGGATCTGGGTGATGTCCATTTGTGGGGTTTTGGTAGGGCCTTTGAAGTTTTGGCAGGAGGAGGAGTTGAAGGGGATTCTGAGGACATAGCTTAGATCCATGGGGCATGTTGATCTTGTGGCTGTGTTGGTTGTGTTGGTTGATTGGGTGGAGATGGGAGGAAGATGGAGGGAGAGAGACAGCAACAGCAAAAGAAACTCAGCTAGTTTGATCATGCTTGACTCAGCTAGCTGGGATGAACTGGGTTTTTGGGTTCAGacttcagagagagagagagttgttCTTGATTGAGCTAAATTGAGGGATGATGTGAGTACTGATTGGTCAAAGTCGCAGTTTCTGTTCCTCCTCATTTCTGGCGGCCGATGATTCGATTGCAGGCCAAGAGAAAAgcatatactgtatatataaaGACGAAAAGATTCTGGCTGCTGGGTTGGTGTCACAGCAAAGTACAAACTAGGAAATGGAGCGTGACAAAGACGCGCTCTTTTTGCGCATTACGAGTTTACGACCCAATTTCTAAACAACGTTCTTTTACATGCCGGCCGGAGTAATACAATCGGCAATAAGTGGGAGAAGAGAAACGGCTAGAATATGCCGGCGTAATTGAACGCCGAAGTGGGACCAGTCACATGGCAGATCTCTATCCgcttattttgaatttaaaggTTACAAACGTAAATCTCTTATTTAGCTATTGTTAGACGTAAAAATGTACCG containing:
- the LOC126793168 gene encoding ABC transporter G family member STR2-like → MAHRPNDHPRRETVIEIGRPKPANFTGGLEFSSLTYTVTKKTKIEGKWLKQEVDLLHRITGFAPKGCITAVMGPSGAGKSTFLDGVAGRIASGSLKGRVSLDGKEMSPSIIKRTSAYIMQDDRLFPTLTVYETLMFAADFRLGPVTTAEKIQRVEKLIQQLGLTSARNTYIGDEGSRGVSGGERRRVSIGVDIIHGPALLFLDEPTSGLDSTSAHSVIEKVHHIARSGSTVILTIHQPSSRIQLLLDHMIILARGQLMYQGSPKDVTLHLGRMGRKVQKEESPIEYLIDVIQEYDQSEFGVEALAEFARTGVKPPKLAEGDVSLSTILPTPTPPRPSGRGKDLGLEKNGKRLTLQTSTHVINDFDHSVRSPYNTSRSWAATNSGVVERLQSRFTPSRKTKDLTMQSPMSMSASPGYNYSSEIIHSTPTPHSSDYTVNENDYLTPEFDPTASSHHNLGPKFANSFLPETWILMRRNFKNIFRTPELFLSRLVVLTFMGFLMATMFKNPPDNNQGITNRLSFFIFTVCLFFFSSNDAVPAFIQERFIYVRETAHNAYRASSYTIAGLITYLPFLVLQAAVYAGIVWFALKLRGPFIYFLVVLYVSLLSTNSFVVFVSSVVPNYILGYAAVIAFTALFFLFCGYFLNSSDIPKYWKWMNYVSTMTYPYEGLIINQYQTHQTFGQNKDGTNITGFQILDSLHINYGGGETLSSTKKWVKIYIMLGWTVLYRILFYLVIRFFSKNQRT
- the LOC126793174 gene encoding endoglucanase 5, which gives rise to MMFMRSCTLVSLALLVLLGVEATAASEFNYGEALDKSLLFFEAQRSGKLPPNQRVKWRGDSGLKDGLAQGVNLVGGYYDAGDHVKFGLPMAFTVTMLSWGAIEFRKEITDLNQLGQTLWAIRWGTDYFMKAHPQPNVLWGQVGDGNSDHYCWERAEDMTTPRKAYKIDENHPGSDIAGETAAALASAAIAFKPYNSSYSSLLLVHAKQLFTFADRFRGLYDESIEDAKEFYTSSGYSDELLWAAAWLYEATNDDYYLKYVADNAVYMGGTGWSVKEFSWDNKYAGVQTLLTKVLLEGRGGAYTSTLKQYQAKADYFACACLQKNDGYNVRKTPGGLLYVREWNNLQYVTSASFLLAVYSDYLSNAKTKLNCPEGQIQPQDVLNFAKSQADYILGKNPKSISYIVGYGAKYPVHVHHRDASIPSITVLSSAVGCVQGFEKWYHRTEGNPNVIYGALVGGPDQNDNFSDDRSNYEGTEPTISGTGPLVGLFSKLQSLNGGYNRGSPKSHKPTLSTYPTETKLIPKTSDTPIKFLHSITSIWTDAKTSYYRHRVVLKNTSQKPITNVKLVLENLEGPVWGLSPTPQKNTYELPQWQKVLQPGAECTFVYVQGGPQAKISIQSYN
- the LOC126793171 gene encoding probable receptor-like protein kinase At1g11050 — its product is MIKLAEFLLLLLSLSLHLPPISTQSTNTTNTATRSTCPMDLSYVLRIPFNSSSCQNFKGPTKTPQMDITQIPCCQTLLSLFGVALAQHLKETTLFQLPDLSTSNSCLLNFQSKLTSLSLPPSLVSYCFDPSQFVIAPNICARIVSTLDWVSKLNGTTALDSACRSDLTDLSSCDACVAAGLKVHKQLIVIDGNSSHSRDCWYFTILYAAGIINELGPESDGAVSCILGVSMDLVSSKKSNTALVFGLTGAGVAVFVMSSLLGLYFWYDRRWRNKRVVGSRMDSGFDLDERESRIRVRPNTGSIWFKIQDLEKATNNFSQKNFIGRGGFGVVYKGVLPDGTTVAVKKVIESDFQGDAEFCNEVEIISNLKHRNLVPLRGCCVVEGEDNYEERGSHRYLVYDYMPNGNLDDHLFLSLSTSQSGIARRPLTWPQRKGIILDVAKGLAYLHYGVKPAIYHRDIKATNILLDVDMKARVADFGLAKQSMEGQSHLTTRVAGTHGYLAPEYALYGQLTEKSDVYSFGVVVLEIMCGRKALDLSSLESPQAFLITDWAWSLVKSGKLEAALETSLLTEGDSLNSNPKCIMERFLLVGILCAHVMVALRPTILDALKMLEGDIEVPPIPDRPMPLGHPSSYGDGNTFSISPALSGPRLYSGDMLR